The DNA region CCGCGAGCGTCGCGTCCGACTGTGCCATGACCAGCCCGGAGAGCAGCGCCAGTTCGAAGACGGCCGGAATCGCGATCAGCAACAGGCCTTTAGTGGTCAGTCTCATGCGTGCGCATTGGAGGTCGGTGGCCGGCGGATCACGCTCGGGGTCGGCACATTATGTCGGCGATTGTGCTGGAAGACAAAGAGGGCCCGCAAAGGCGAGGCCCTCGCCGACAAGCGGCGCACCGAGTGACGCTCAGCCGTCAGCGTTTTGAATTAAACGTAACGCAAATCGAATATTTCGCCCGATTTTGGGTCCGTGGGTTGGCAATTCTCGCGTTATGCACATTAATTGTGCCCTCATGCGCCATCAGAGGGTGCAGACAAGTCTCGGCAGCGCCGAACAGGCGCACAGGCGATCCCATCCCGGTGCCGAATTGCACCGGTTCGACGCGCTTCGGCACAAATTTGGCCCGCTTCTTGCATTCACTGCCCGCTTTTTTGGCCTAAGCAGGATTCATCGATGGAAAGTCTGAAAACCGGCACCGACACCCTTTTTCTTTTGCTCGGCGCCGCAATGGTGCTCGCCATGCACGCAGGGTTCGCCTTTCTCGAACTCGGCACCGTGCGCAAAAAGAATCAGGTCAACGCACTGGTCAAAATTCTGGTGGATTTCTCGGTCTCGACGATCGCGTACTTCTTCATCGGCTACGCCATCGCGTACGGCGTGCAGTTCTTCGGCAGCGCCGAGTCGCTGGCGGCGCACAACGGCTTTGCGCTGGTGCGCTTCTTCTTCCTGCTGACCTTCGCCGCCGCCATTCCGGCGATCGTCTCGGGCGGCATCGCCGAGCGCTCGAAATTCAATCCGCAACTCTTCGCGACCTTCGTGCTGGTCGGCTTCATCTACCCGTTCTTCGAAGGGATCGCCTGGAACGGCCGCTTCGGCATCCAGAACTGGCTCGCCCAGGTGTTCGGCGCGCAGTTCCACGACTTCGCCGGCTCGGTCGTCGTGCATGCGTTCGGCGGCTGGGTCGCCCTGCCCGCGGTGCTGTTGCTGGGCGCGCGCCACGGCCGCTATCACCGTGACGGCGGTATCGCCGCGCATCCGCCGTCGAACATTCCGTTCCTCGCGTTGGGCGCCTGGGTGCTGGCGGTCGGCTGGTTCGGCTTTAACGTGATGAGCGCGCAGACCGTCGACAAGATCAGCGGCCTCGTCGCCGTCAATTCGCTGATGGCGATGGTGGGCGGCACGCTGACCGCCTGGCTCGCCGGTCGCAACGACCCCGGCTTCACCTATAACGGCCCGCTGGCCGGACTGGTGGCGGTCTGCGCCGGCTCCGACATCATGCATCCGCTCGGCGCGCTGGTGACGGGCGGTATCGCCGGTGTGCTGTTCGTTTACATGTTCACCTGCGTGCAGAACCGCTGGCGCATCGACGACGTGCTGGGCGTGTGGCCCTTGCACGGCCTGTGCGGCGCGTGGGGTGGCCTCGCGGCCGGCATTTTCGGCTTGCGCGCGCTCGGCGGCATGGGTGGCGTGTC from Paraburkholderia aromaticivorans includes:
- a CDS encoding ammonium transporter, producing MESLKTGTDTLFLLLGAAMVLAMHAGFAFLELGTVRKKNQVNALVKILVDFSVSTIAYFFIGYAIAYGVQFFGSAESLAAHNGFALVRFFFLLTFAAAIPAIVSGGIAERSKFNPQLFATFVLVGFIYPFFEGIAWNGRFGIQNWLAQVFGAQFHDFAGSVVVHAFGGWVALPAVLLLGARHGRYHRDGGIAAHPPSNIPFLALGAWVLAVGWFGFNVMSAQTVDKISGLVAVNSLMAMVGGTLTAWLAGRNDPGFTYNGPLAGLVAVCAGSDIMHPLGALVTGGIAGVLFVYMFTCVQNRWRIDDVLGVWPLHGLCGAWGGLAAGIFGLRALGGMGGVSFGAQLVGTLGGIVVATLGGTLVYGAIRLTVGLRLDQEDEYNGADLSIHKISATSE